From Salinirubellus salinus, the proteins below share one genomic window:
- a CDS encoding RNA-guided endonuclease InsQ/TnpB family protein — MKRTNAFEVVPQSTEDEELLRRLLDASAALWNEITYERRENYADPDADVWEISEYRGRYGGVLGASTVQQIERKNREAWKSFFSLKKKGEANGKPGYWGNEDDGRELRTFIRNTSYTVEWGDYSRLEILVGKDLKDEYGLGQLERLRLEVRGDLNWREYDKQGRLEVFYDEHAQTFRAFQPVTIDDSRLAHPLASEEAALDIGANTLVACTTTTGEQYLYEGRSLFERFRETTREIARRQSLLEDGRYSSHRIRRLYDRRTKRRDHARDALARDLIERLYDESVSTVYAGALTDVLDTHWSVETNAKTHNFWAFRAFVNRLSCTAEEYGISVEVRSEAWTSQECPNCGSTEDTTRHRDTLTCPCGFEGHADLTASETFLRRQTTVPRSMARPVCLKWDNHEWLESSRSPRPNEEHTNPQVASVGR, encoded by the coding sequence ATGAAGCGGACCAACGCGTTCGAGGTAGTCCCTCAGTCCACGGAGGACGAGGAGTTGCTTCGCCGGCTGTTGGACGCTTCTGCCGCTCTCTGGAACGAAATCACCTACGAGCGTCGCGAGAACTACGCCGACCCAGACGCAGACGTGTGGGAGATCAGCGAGTATCGCGGTCGCTATGGCGGTGTTCTCGGCGCATCCACGGTTCAGCAAATCGAACGCAAGAACCGCGAAGCGTGGAAGTCGTTCTTTAGCCTCAAGAAGAAGGGCGAAGCCAACGGCAAACCCGGCTACTGGGGCAACGAAGACGATGGACGCGAACTCCGCACATTCATCCGGAACACGTCGTACACCGTCGAGTGGGGCGATTATTCCCGGCTCGAAATCCTCGTCGGCAAAGACCTGAAAGACGAGTACGGACTCGGCCAACTGGAACGTCTCCGACTCGAAGTCCGAGGCGACCTCAACTGGAGAGAGTACGACAAGCAGGGTCGGTTGGAGGTGTTTTACGACGAACACGCACAGACGTTCAGGGCCTTTCAGCCAGTCACCATCGACGATTCTCGACTGGCACACCCACTGGCTTCGGAAGAAGCCGCGCTGGACATCGGTGCGAACACGCTCGTCGCCTGTACGACCACAACCGGTGAGCAATACCTGTACGAAGGTCGCTCGCTGTTCGAGCGATTCCGCGAGACGACGCGAGAAATCGCCCGCCGCCAATCACTCTTGGAGGATGGTCGATACAGCAGTCACCGTATCCGACGCCTGTACGACCGGCGTACTAAGCGACGTGACCACGCCCGAGACGCACTTGCCCGTGACCTCATCGAACGGCTCTACGACGAGAGCGTCTCGACGGTGTACGCCGGGGCGTTGACGGACGTGCTGGACACGCACTGGTCGGTTGAGACGAACGCGAAGACGCACAATTTCTGGGCGTTCAGAGCGTTCGTGAACCGACTGTCGTGTACCGCCGAGGAATACGGTATCTCGGTGGAAGTACGGTCAGAGGCGTGGACGAGTCAGGAGTGTCCAAACTGCGGTTCGACAGAAGACACGACGCGCCACCGCGACACGCTGACGTGTCCGTGTGGATTTGAAGGGCACGCAGACCTCACGGCGTCAGAAACGTTCTTGAGACGGCAGACGACGGTACCACGGTCGATGGCACGGCCTGTATGCCTCAAGTGGGACAACCACGAATGGTTGGAGTCATCACGCTCTCCCCGTCCCAACGAGGAGCATACGAACCCACAAGTTGCCTCCGTGGGTCGGTAA
- a CDS encoding DUF2110 family protein, with protein sequence MVVLATKCYVEGEARERTLQSLRSQVADELGGLDVDVDVGLRDDGFPSVTVTGEDAPVARNLLEEEWGAVTPHREAGEVYVGTLERWDDEGFYLDAGEEVFVPSDGLGLGQGTPSQIRQRFGLVQHLPMRFVEGEPGEPARLADAERDRLYDWTRGEGRVNVNSATRAEVRATVNRAGHAQDIVTVERLGLLEQSVVCKEGTDPPGLVASIGQYLPAELLAVVP encoded by the coding sequence ATGGTCGTCCTCGCGACGAAGTGCTACGTCGAAGGTGAGGCGCGCGAGCGGACGCTCCAGTCGCTCCGCTCGCAGGTCGCCGACGAACTGGGTGGCCTCGACGTCGACGTCGACGTGGGCCTGCGCGACGACGGATTCCCCTCGGTCACGGTCACTGGCGAGGACGCCCCGGTCGCCCGGAACCTCCTCGAAGAGGAGTGGGGTGCCGTGACGCCACACCGGGAGGCCGGCGAGGTGTACGTCGGCACGCTCGAACGCTGGGACGACGAGGGGTTCTACCTCGACGCGGGCGAGGAGGTGTTCGTCCCGAGTGACGGCCTCGGGCTGGGACAGGGGACCCCCTCCCAGATCCGCCAGCGGTTCGGCCTCGTCCAGCACCTCCCGATGCGGTTCGTCGAGGGCGAACCGGGCGAACCCGCCCGCCTCGCCGACGCGGAGCGTGACCGCCTGTACGACTGGACACGTGGTGAGGGGCGCGTGAACGTCAACTCCGCGACCCGTGCGGAGGTCCGCGCGACGGTCAACCGCGCCGGCCACGCGCAGGACATCGTCACGGTCGAGCGACTCGGCCTGCTCGAACAGAGCGTCGTCTGCAAGGAGGGGACGGACCCGCCCGGGCTGGTCGCGTCCATCGGGCAGTACCTCCCCGCCGAACTGCTCGCGGTGGTACCGTAG
- a CDS encoding Lrp/AsnC family transcriptional regulator → MRDGELDAVDEQILALLQRDGRATMTELAAGLDVSASTVRNRIRAMERAGIIEGYTAVVDYPAAQYPLHYHFTCTGSVRERSQQAEAVLDIPGVLGVRELMTGHRNVLIEAVGEDRDDITRIAHELDELGLEVVEESLVRRVAHRVSSPFDDRVGGGDADDRGEEAADVDAEE, encoded by the coding sequence GTGAGAGACGGGGAACTCGACGCCGTGGACGAGCAGATCCTCGCGCTCCTGCAGCGCGACGGCCGGGCGACGATGACCGAACTGGCCGCGGGACTCGACGTCTCCGCGAGCACGGTCCGGAACCGCATCCGCGCGATGGAGCGAGCCGGGATCATCGAGGGGTACACCGCGGTCGTGGACTACCCCGCCGCCCAGTACCCGCTGCACTACCACTTCACGTGTACGGGGTCGGTACGGGAGCGGTCGCAACAGGCGGAGGCGGTCCTCGACATCCCGGGCGTGCTGGGCGTCAGGGAGCTGATGACTGGCCATCGCAACGTCCTCATTGAGGCGGTGGGCGAGGACCGGGACGACATCACGCGGATCGCCCACGAACTGGACGAACTCGGACTGGAGGTCGTCGAGGAGTCCCTCGTCAGGCGCGTTGCCCACCGCGTCTCCTCGCCGTTCGACGACCGCGTCGGCGGTGGGGACGCCGACGACCGTGGTGAGGAAGCCGCCGACGTGGACGCCGAGGAGTGA
- a CDS encoding DUF7385 family protein, which yields MEEFDTIVGSVTPREKSPTVDIYQNTVGLACPACDEPFDDLIVCKELTRLNLSERMDICPTTHEGSTVIFTHKEE from the coding sequence ATGGAGGAGTTCGACACCATCGTCGGGTCCGTGACCCCACGCGAGAAGTCGCCGACGGTCGACATCTACCAGAACACGGTCGGACTGGCCTGTCCCGCCTGTGACGAGCCGTTCGACGACCTCATCGTCTGCAAGGAGTTGACGCGACTGAACCTCTCCGAACGGATGGACATCTGCCCGACGACCCACGAGGGATCGACGGTCATCTTCACGCACAAGGAGGAGTAG
- a CDS encoding helix-turn-helix domain-containing protein codes for MTVIAEFSLPAEEFLLGDLLQTTPDVRIRLERVVPTGAEVMPYVWVRLEDERLDAFERVVNEDPLVGQLARLDSVDDETLYAVEWESPPESLFEGVVRSEGAILRGGGAHGRWEFIVRFPDHDRLRAFHEYLDDHGITVSVDRVYTLSEDSETPDGFDLTETQRETLRTAVRRGYFEVPRRVTATDLAEELGVTPQAVSERIRRATNSVLNSALFTGEESPTGDDRTQ; via the coding sequence ATGACGGTCATCGCCGAGTTCAGTCTCCCTGCCGAGGAGTTCCTCCTCGGCGACCTCCTGCAGACCACGCCCGACGTCCGCATCCGGCTCGAGCGAGTCGTCCCCACGGGTGCCGAGGTGATGCCGTACGTCTGGGTACGGCTCGAGGACGAGCGGCTCGACGCGTTCGAACGGGTGGTGAACGAGGACCCACTCGTGGGGCAGCTAGCCCGTCTCGACAGCGTCGACGACGAGACGCTCTACGCCGTCGAGTGGGAGAGTCCGCCCGAGAGCCTCTTCGAGGGTGTCGTCAGGTCCGAGGGAGCCATCCTGCGCGGCGGCGGGGCACACGGCCGCTGGGAGTTCATCGTCCGATTCCCGGATCACGACCGCTTGCGAGCGTTCCACGAGTACCTCGACGACCACGGCATCACCGTGTCGGTCGACCGGGTGTACACGCTCTCCGAGGACAGCGAGACGCCAGACGGGTTCGACCTGACCGAGACCCAGCGCGAGACGCTCCGGACCGCGGTCAGACGGGGCTACTTCGAGGTGCCGCGGCGCGTGACCGCCACCGACCTCGCCGAGGAACTGGGCGTCACCCCGCAGGCGGTCTCGGAGCGAATCCGACGAGCGACGAACTCCGTCCTCAACAGCGCCCTCTTCACCGGGGAGGAGTCACCGACGGGCGACGATCGGACGCAGTAA
- a CDS encoding helix-turn-helix domain-containing protein, which yields MRYFDLTLTPTGGGIHPADARLAGVPAVEREALLHVDAFADGTGVLLYRLHGDPAAARDCVDGHEDVLDWDVLPIADGGAFHLYVHVAAGEPAGTLLSLSDQFALIVDTPIGFTQRGGLLVTLVGTHDTLRGALESVPHDVHVTIRQVGRYSPGNRDMLSLLTTRQREVFEQAVESGYYEIPRRLNQSELAERLGCAPSTVDEHLRKAESKLLSGLVDSPQSDTHRGDRD from the coding sequence ATGCGCTACTTCGACCTGACGCTGACGCCGACCGGTGGCGGCATCCACCCTGCCGACGCGCGGTTAGCCGGGGTGCCCGCAGTCGAGCGGGAGGCGCTGTTGCACGTCGACGCCTTCGCCGACGGGACGGGCGTGTTGCTCTACCGCCTCCACGGTGACCCAGCGGCGGCACGGGACTGCGTCGACGGCCACGAGGACGTCCTCGACTGGGACGTCCTCCCCATCGCCGACGGCGGCGCGTTCCACCTCTACGTCCACGTCGCCGCCGGCGAGCCCGCGGGGACGCTGCTGTCGCTCTCGGACCAGTTCGCGCTCATCGTCGACACCCCCATCGGGTTCACGCAGCGTGGCGGCCTGCTCGTCACACTCGTCGGCACCCACGACACGCTTCGCGGGGCGCTCGAGAGCGTTCCCCACGATGTCCACGTGACCATCCGGCAGGTCGGTCGCTACTCGCCGGGGAACCGCGACATGCTCTCGCTGCTGACGACCCGCCAGCGCGAGGTGTTCGAGCAGGCCGTCGAGAGCGGCTACTACGAGATACCGCGCCGACTGAACCAGAGCGAGCTCGCGGAGAGGCTCGGGTGTGCACCCTCGACCGTCGACGAACACCTCAGGAAGGCCGAGTCGAAGCTCCTCTCCGGACTCGTCGACTCCCCGCAGTCGGACACCCACCGGGGCGACCGCGACTGA
- a CDS encoding CAP domain-containing protein: protein MVNKVALGILAVIVLTAMTVGGLVGLQLGGGGSLDGGDSPDEGEASTTPTATPTNGAGGSTITPTAAPTATPTPTPTATPTPVPTPTPVPTVAPDEFNESEIERIIQAELNERRVDRSLTSLRSYGPLVEMARFHSENMAQQGYVSHAAAGVTSAERYERFELDRRCRVPDDSNTGIRDDQELEVVGKTIAGRQFTGPDGEMQFSRTDEEVAQAIVARWFDRTEERQKLVLENADEVGIGVVMGDSGDTYATVNLC, encoded by the coding sequence ATGGTGAACAAGGTGGCGCTCGGTATCCTCGCCGTCATCGTCCTCACGGCGATGACGGTGGGTGGACTGGTCGGGCTCCAGTTGGGTGGCGGCGGTTCTCTGGATGGCGGAGACAGCCCTGATGAGGGGGAAGCCTCTACGACGCCAACAGCCACGCCGACGAACGGCGCTGGAGGTTCAACCATCACACCCACAGCGGCGCCGACCGCCACCCCGACGCCGACACCCACCGCTACACCGACCCCTGTACCGACGCCTACACCGGTCCCGACCGTAGCGCCGGACGAGTTCAATGAATCCGAGATAGAGCGGATAATTCAGGCAGAGTTGAACGAGCGTCGTGTAGACCGGTCGCTCACCTCGCTTCGGTCGTACGGTCCGCTTGTTGAGATGGCGCGGTTCCACAGTGAGAACATGGCTCAGCAAGGATACGTCTCACATGCGGCTGCGGGGGTCACCTCTGCTGAACGCTACGAGCGGTTCGAATTGGATCGGCGGTGCCGAGTCCCCGACGATTCGAATACTGGAATCAGAGACGATCAAGAATTGGAAGTCGTTGGCAAGACCATCGCTGGGCGGCAATTCACAGGACCCGACGGTGAGATGCAGTTTAGTCGAACAGATGAAGAGGTCGCTCAAGCAATTGTAGCGCGGTGGTTTGACCGTACCGAAGAGCGTCAAAAGCTGGTCCTAGAGAACGCGGACGAGGTCGGCATCGGCGTGGTGATGGGCGACTCTGGTGATACGTATGCCACGGTGAACCTCTGTTGA
- a CDS encoding PGF-CTERM-anchored ABC transporter substrate-binding protein, whose protein sequence is MHQKTVALVAALVFAAVVPFGAVGAPASDATETAVSPASTTLATQEDCAFPVTRTDGTGTEVTLEEPPERIVAIGGSTPQVMWELGVQDRVVGMPVQSYTAYLNGSENKTDVVTQDGAVDQEQVVALQPDLVVLANIYSNETAQSLRAAGLTVYKEDFPSTLAGITRSVDTYGALTGACDQAEQTNEQFDASIDAIDADAETFDSPRVFYYFFNFTAGSGTFTDELITTAGGTNVAAEAGVTGFRQVNLEIVAEQDPEVVVVPSDSSVPTGEPWNSTTAYQEGNIVRVDTNLAQQPAPRVIGPIRTMQEAFAAAAQSTPTPEQTTVAATTAPPTDATFTTTAPAEDDDQQTPAADSSGDGAGFGLASALVALAAAALLATRRR, encoded by the coding sequence GTGCATCAGAAGACAGTCGCGCTCGTCGCGGCGCTCGTGTTCGCCGCCGTCGTCCCGTTCGGGGCGGTCGGTGCGCCCGCGAGTGACGCGACGGAGACGGCCGTATCGCCGGCGAGCACCACGCTCGCCACGCAGGAGGACTGTGCGTTCCCGGTCACGCGGACCGACGGGACCGGGACCGAGGTGACGCTCGAGGAGCCCCCGGAGCGCATCGTCGCTATCGGCGGGTCGACGCCACAGGTCATGTGGGAACTCGGGGTCCAGGACCGCGTCGTCGGGATGCCGGTCCAGTCCTACACCGCGTACCTGAACGGCTCCGAGAACAAGACCGACGTCGTCACGCAGGACGGCGCCGTGGACCAGGAACAGGTGGTCGCGCTGCAGCCCGACCTCGTCGTGCTGGCGAACATCTACTCCAACGAGACGGCCCAGAGCCTCCGGGCGGCCGGGCTGACCGTCTACAAGGAGGACTTCCCGTCCACGCTCGCCGGTATCACACGAAGCGTCGACACGTACGGCGCGCTCACGGGCGCGTGCGACCAGGCCGAGCAGACCAACGAGCAGTTCGACGCCTCCATCGACGCCATCGACGCCGACGCCGAGACGTTCGACTCCCCGCGCGTCTTCTACTACTTCTTCAACTTCACCGCCGGGAGCGGGACGTTCACGGACGAACTCATCACCACCGCGGGCGGCACGAACGTCGCCGCCGAGGCCGGCGTGACGGGCTTCCGGCAGGTGAACCTCGAGATCGTCGCCGAGCAGGACCCCGAGGTGGTCGTGGTGCCAAGCGACTCGAGCGTGCCGACCGGCGAGCCGTGGAACTCCACGACGGCCTACCAGGAGGGGAATATCGTCCGCGTGGACACGAACCTCGCCCAACAGCCCGCGCCGCGCGTGATCGGGCCCATCCGGACGATGCAGGAGGCGTTCGCGGCGGCCGCGCAGTCGACGCCGACTCCGGAGCAGACGACCGTGGCGGCCACCACCGCGCCGCCCACCGACGCGACGTTCACGACGACAGCCCCGGCCGAGGACGACGACCAGCAGACGCCCGCGGCCGACTCCTCGGGTGACGGCGCCGGCTTCGGCCTCGCGAGTGCACTGGTCGCGCTCGCGGCGGCCGCGCTGCTGGCCACACGGCGGCGCTAA
- a CDS encoding esterase/lipase family protein, whose translation MACDHGRTDGSRLPWNTGGLYGGWGGHAFHGTEPGSERTPVVFVHGNQRDACDWAPHAEFFLQRSYLGDELWAVSFRDGSPSHPEMATTLEDFVHRVCEHAGADSVSLVAHSLGVTGVRWWMSEYDRYEMVDSFVGLAGANHGTVLTKWADEAGMRDGTYKMSTFLRADYDRIEGHPLARLNEDETPGDVDYYTIRGTDDPLFWGCHDSPVLEGATNLVLETDHDGVRTERRALEHCYEWVADEHPYDLQNQVGLPDADEETAD comes from the coding sequence GTGGCCTGTGACCACGGTCGGACCGACGGGTCACGACTCCCGTGGAACACGGGTGGCCTCTACGGTGGATGGGGTGGGCACGCGTTCCACGGCACCGAGCCGGGGAGCGAACGGACCCCCGTGGTGTTCGTCCACGGCAACCAGCGCGACGCCTGCGACTGGGCGCCCCACGCCGAGTTCTTCCTCCAGCGGTCGTACCTCGGCGACGAACTCTGGGCAGTGAGCTTCCGCGACGGCAGCCCGAGTCACCCCGAGATGGCCACGACGCTGGAGGACTTCGTCCACCGGGTGTGCGAGCACGCCGGCGCCGACTCGGTGTCGCTCGTCGCCCACAGCCTCGGCGTGACGGGCGTCCGCTGGTGGATGTCGGAGTACGACCGGTACGAGATGGTCGACAGTTTCGTCGGTCTCGCCGGCGCGAATCACGGCACCGTCCTCACGAAGTGGGCCGACGAGGCCGGGATGCGCGACGGCACCTACAAGATGAGCACCTTCCTCCGCGCGGACTACGACCGCATCGAGGGCCACCCGCTCGCCCGACTCAACGAGGACGAGACGCCCGGTGACGTCGACTATTACACCATCCGCGGGACGGACGACCCGCTGTTCTGGGGCTGTCACGACAGTCCCGTACTCGAGGGCGCCACGAACCTCGTCCTCGAGACGGACCACGACGGCGTCCGGACCGAGCGACGGGCGCTCGAGCACTGCTACGAGTGGGTGGCAGACGAACACCCGTACGACCTGCAGAACCAGGTCGGCCTGCCTGACGCCGACGAGGAGACGGCGGACTGA
- a CDS encoding cupin domain-containing protein has protein sequence MEKVSIDDVPVQNSPLGVHSVRKPVSSVLGTEHFAMNYFELEPEESFSGGLHTHHDQEEVFYVESGTARFEVGLDHEEIVVDEGELVRFAPGEFQTGYNDGEDTLVGWALGAPDSKHDWDDIESVVDCRECGEETPHGLDLTDEGRFELTCLDCGTSFTV, from the coding sequence ATGGAGAAGGTTTCCATCGACGACGTTCCGGTCCAGAACAGCCCGCTCGGCGTCCACAGCGTCCGCAAGCCGGTCTCCTCGGTCCTCGGGACCGAGCACTTCGCCATGAACTACTTCGAACTCGAGCCCGAGGAGTCGTTCTCGGGCGGCCTCCACACCCACCACGACCAGGAGGAGGTGTTCTACGTGGAGTCCGGCACCGCACGCTTCGAGGTCGGGCTCGACCACGAGGAGATCGTCGTCGACGAGGGTGAACTCGTCCGGTTCGCCCCCGGCGAGTTCCAGACGGGCTACAACGACGGCGAGGACACGCTCGTCGGGTGGGCGCTCGGTGCCCCCGACAGCAAGCACGACTGGGACGACATCGAGAGCGTGGTCGACTGTCGTGAGTGCGGCGAGGAGACACCGCACGGGCTCGACCTCACCGACGAGGGCCGGTTCGAGCTGACGTGTCTCGACTGCGGCACCTCGTTCACGGTCTGA
- a CDS encoding transcription factor translates to MAYEDLLEDPVIQKYLHELVGPTGMPVAASPPDGEVTDEELAEEIGLELNDVRRALFILYENDLATYRRLRDEDSGWLTYLWTFEYDNIPERLEDEMHRLLEALRARREYEQDHEFYLCETDSIRFEFGEAMDFGFQCPQCGGELVSMGNQGLVDAIDTRIESLEEELNVPSEAEA, encoded by the coding sequence ATGGCGTACGAGGACCTTCTGGAGGACCCCGTGATACAGAAGTACCTCCACGAACTCGTCGGACCGACGGGTATGCCGGTGGCCGCCTCCCCACCGGACGGAGAAGTGACCGACGAGGAACTGGCCGAGGAGATCGGCCTCGAACTGAACGACGTGCGCCGCGCGTTGTTCATCCTCTACGAGAACGACCTGGCCACCTACCGCCGGCTGCGCGACGAGGACAGCGGCTGGCTCACCTACCTCTGGACGTTCGAGTACGACAACATCCCCGAACGGCTGGAGGACGAGATGCACCGCCTGCTGGAGGCGCTACGAGCGCGCCGCGAGTACGAGCAGGACCACGAGTTCTACCTCTGTGAGACCGACTCCATCCGGTTCGAGTTCGGCGAGGCGATGGACTTCGGCTTCCAGTGCCCGCAGTGTGGTGGCGAACTCGTCTCGATGGGGAACCAGGGGCTGGTCGACGCCATCGATACGCGCATCGAGAGCCTCGAGGAGGAGCTGAACGTCCCCTCCGAGGCCGAGGCGTAG
- the btuC gene encoding vitamin B12 ABC transporter permease BtuC: MNVYPRAKAAAWSGGLGSALFATMVLAASVGSVAIDPVVVAKAMLNTVVVPTLSGWAHPFAFEVAQSSQVIVGRLRMPRIALGAGVGFALGTAGTVMQGFFRNPMADPSIIGVSTGAAVGAVAVIVFPFAIPFSLQWAAFLGALVAGFGVYLIANQGGRTPVATLLLAGVAVQTFLGAAISFLMLFAGDSLQRAVYWLMGHLHNASWGKVGVVLTVSLPAFVLLFAYARDLNVLLLGEEDAHALGIEVERTKVVLLALASLVTAVAVSVAGVIGFVGLVVPHVMRLLVGPDHRVLLPTAALAGAVFLVATDTVARMGPAELPVGIVTAALGAPFFLYLLREREVHEL, translated from the coding sequence ATGAACGTGTACCCGAGGGCGAAGGCGGCGGCGTGGAGCGGTGGGCTCGGCTCCGCGCTGTTCGCGACGATGGTGCTCGCGGCCAGCGTGGGTAGCGTCGCCATCGACCCGGTCGTCGTCGCCAAGGCGATGCTCAACACCGTCGTCGTCCCCACGCTCTCCGGGTGGGCCCACCCGTTCGCCTTCGAGGTGGCCCAGTCGAGTCAGGTCATCGTCGGCCGGCTCCGGATGCCACGCATCGCGCTCGGCGCCGGGGTGGGCTTCGCCCTCGGCACCGCTGGGACGGTGATGCAGGGCTTCTTCCGGAACCCGATGGCCGACCCCTCCATCATCGGCGTCTCGACGGGTGCCGCGGTGGGGGCCGTCGCCGTCATCGTCTTTCCCTTCGCCATCCCGTTCTCGCTGCAGTGGGCCGCGTTCCTCGGCGCACTCGTCGCCGGCTTCGGCGTCTACCTCATCGCGAACCAGGGTGGCCGCACCCCCGTCGCCACCCTCCTGCTCGCGGGTGTCGCCGTCCAGACGTTCCTCGGAGCGGCCATCTCCTTCCTGATGCTGTTCGCTGGCGACAGCCTGCAGCGGGCGGTCTACTGGCTGATGGGCCACCTCCACAACGCCAGCTGGGGGAAGGTCGGGGTGGTTCTCACCGTCTCGCTGCCCGCGTTCGTCCTCCTGTTCGCCTACGCGCGCGACCTGAACGTCCTCCTGCTCGGTGAGGAGGACGCCCACGCGCTCGGTATCGAGGTGGAGCGGACGAAGGTCGTGTTGCTCGCGCTGGCGAGTCTTGTCACCGCCGTCGCCGTCAGCGTCGCTGGCGTCATCGGGTTCGTCGGCCTCGTCGTCCCGCACGTCATGCGCCTGCTCGTCGGGCCGGACCACCGCGTGCTGTTGCCGACCGCCGCGCTCGCTGGCGCTGTGTTCCTCGTCGCCACCGACACGGTCGCGCGGATGGGCCCGGCCGAACTCCCGGTCGGCATCGTCACCGCCGCGCTCGGCGCGCCGTTCTTCCTCTACCTGCTCCGTGAACGCGAGGTGCACGAACTGTGA
- a CDS encoding sensor histidine kinase, which yields MTTPPTHLPGAAPPDAGDETETCEQTHRRAERLQRRVDRLTECSEVFVHDIRTPVSVAAGRIALAREADDDDEHLEAAADALARVGGMLERWRTLLRAEERARWERLDFEALVRSVWRDLATPRDDLLVEGTLEFRGDPDAVDRLLMNLVSNALDHAGPDVTVWAGSIDEDGFYVEDDGAGIPPSEREAVFDPGHSSGGDGHGFGLTSVEHVADAHDWAVLVDEGREGGARFEVRDVEVV from the coding sequence ATGACAACTCCCCCCACCCACCTGCCCGGCGCCGCCCCTCCCGACGCCGGTGACGAGACGGAGACGTGCGAGCAGACGCACCGTCGCGCCGAGCGACTCCAGCGGCGAGTCGACCGCCTCACCGAGTGCTCGGAGGTGTTCGTCCACGACATCCGGACGCCCGTGAGCGTCGCGGCCGGCCGCATCGCACTGGCGAGAGAGGCCGACGACGACGATGAGCACCTCGAGGCCGCCGCGGACGCCCTCGCTCGCGTGGGCGGTATGCTGGAGCGCTGGCGGACACTACTTCGCGCCGAGGAGCGGGCGCGCTGGGAGCGACTCGACTTCGAGGCGCTCGTCCGCTCGGTGTGGCGTGACCTGGCCACCCCCCGGGACGACCTCCTCGTCGAAGGGACACTCGAGTTCCGGGGGGACCCGGACGCTGTCGACCGGCTCCTGATGAACCTCGTCTCCAACGCGCTCGACCACGCCGGCCCCGACGTGACGGTGTGGGCCGGCTCCATCGACGAGGATGGCTTCTACGTCGAGGACGACGGCGCGGGCATCCCGCCGAGCGAGCGGGAGGCGGTGTTCGACCCCGGCCACTCCTCGGGCGGCGACGGCCACGGCTTCGGCCTGACGAGTGTCGAACACGTCGCCGACGCCCACGACTGGGCGGTGCTCGTCGACGAGGGGCGCGAGGGGGGCGCCCGCTTCGAAGTGCGGGACGTCGAGGTGGTCTGA
- a CDS encoding heme ABC transporter ATP-binding protein, which yields MIEVDGVSVAFGDSTVLRDVSLSVEAGSFLALVGPNGAGKTTLLRAVNGLVAPTTGSITIDGAAVASLSARELARRVATVPQETHLGFDFDARSIVEMGRTPHRSRLGGSSEGDRDAVERALERTETAALADRPVGDLSGGERQRVLLARALAQETPTLLLDEPTASLDINHQLATLSLVRHLADEGQTAVAAIHDLNLAARFCDRMALLADGELLAVGAPDAVLTSERLADAYGVPTAVTENPVTGTPTVTALEREHAVPAPGLEADDD from the coding sequence GTGATCGAGGTGGACGGCGTCTCCGTCGCCTTCGGCGACTCGACGGTCCTGCGCGACGTGTCGCTCTCGGTCGAGGCGGGCTCGTTCCTCGCGCTGGTCGGGCCGAACGGAGCCGGCAAGACCACGCTGTTGCGGGCGGTCAACGGTCTCGTCGCGCCGACCACGGGGTCCATCACCATCGACGGGGCCGCAGTGGCGTCGCTCTCGGCACGCGAGCTCGCCCGCCGGGTCGCGACGGTCCCGCAGGAGACCCACCTCGGGTTCGACTTCGACGCGCGGAGCATCGTCGAGATGGGTCGGACACCCCACCGCTCGCGGCTCGGCGGGTCGAGTGAGGGCGACCGCGACGCCGTCGAGCGCGCGCTCGAACGGACCGAGACCGCCGCGCTGGCCGACCGGCCCGTGGGCGACCTCTCGGGCGGCGAGCGCCAGCGGGTCCTCCTCGCCCGCGCGCTGGCGCAGGAGACGCCGACGCTGTTGCTCGACGAACCCACGGCCAGTCTCGACATCAACCACCAGCTGGCGACGCTCTCGCTCGTCCGCCACCTCGCCGACGAGGGGCAGACGGCCGTCGCGGCCATCCACGACCTGAACCTCGCCGCCCGCTTCTGCGACCGGATGGCGCTACTGGCCGACGGGGAGCTGCTGGCCGTCGGGGCGCCCGACGCGGTGCTGACGAGCGAGCGGCTGGCCGACGCCTACGGCGTCCCGACGGCGGTGACGGAGAACCCGGTGACCGGGACGCCGACGGTGACGGCGCTGGAACGGGAGCACGCGGTTCCCGCACCGGGGCTCGAGGCCGACGACGACTAG